The following coding sequences lie in one Deltaproteobacteria bacterium genomic window:
- a CDS encoding LD-carboxypeptidase — protein sequence MSLRGRPVHDGDRARVIAPSGPVPVERFDRGVRALRRRIDLELLHADNLLEQEGYFAGSDAQRLAATQLALADPEASCVLCARGGYGATRLLAALDPERLRAHPKPIVGFSDITALLCWAWMRCGVVGLHGPVLTQMSTLVPEDLDRVVDWLRGEVPAPLVAEEGSVLHGGTVEGTLLAGNIEVLRALVGTRMMPSFAGAILALEEIGERPYRIDRSLTHLLSSGALRGIRGVVVGQLIGCEEPPDGNFGPTAAQVVHERLATLGVPVVTGFPFGHDHQRNAALPFGARARLSADHCTLEFLEPITT from the coding sequence ATGAGCCTGCGGGGCCGACCGGTCCACGATGGTGATCGCGCCCGCGTGATCGCGCCGTCGGGTCCCGTGCCGGTGGAACGCTTCGATCGCGGTGTCCGAGCGCTGCGTCGGCGCATCGATCTCGAGCTCTTGCACGCCGACAACCTGCTCGAGCAGGAGGGCTACTTCGCGGGCAGCGACGCGCAGCGGCTGGCCGCGACCCAGCTCGCGCTCGCCGATCCGGAGGCCAGCTGCGTGTTGTGTGCGCGCGGGGGCTACGGCGCCACGCGTCTGCTGGCGGCCCTCGATCCCGAGCGCCTGCGCGCGCACCCCAAGCCGATCGTCGGCTTCTCCGACATCACGGCGCTGCTGTGCTGGGCGTGGATGCGCTGCGGCGTGGTCGGGCTGCACGGCCCGGTGCTGACCCAGATGTCGACCTTGGTGCCCGAGGATCTCGATCGCGTGGTCGACTGGCTGCGCGGCGAGGTGCCGGCCCCGCTGGTCGCAGAAGAGGGCTCGGTGCTCCACGGCGGCACCGTCGAGGGCACGCTGCTGGCCGGCAACATCGAGGTGCTGCGCGCGCTGGTCGGTACCCGCATGATGCCGAGCTTCGCGGGCGCGATCCTGGCGCTCGAAGAGATCGGCGAGCGCCCCTATCGCATCGATCGATCGCTGACGCACCTGCTCTCGAGCGGCGCGCTGCGGGGCATCCGCGGCGTGGTCGTGGGGCAGTTGATCGGCTGCGAGGAGCCGCCCGACGGTAACTTCGGGCCCACCGCCGCGCAGGTCGTCCACGAGCGACTCGCGACGCTGGGCGTGCCGGTCGTGACCGGCTTCCCCTTCGGCCACGACCACCAGCGCAACGCCGCGCTGCCGTTCGGGGCCCGCGCGCGGCTGTCGGCCGACCACTGCACGCTCGAGTTCCTCGAGCCCATCACGACGTGA
- a CDS encoding DUF1266 domain-containing protein, translated as MSWSVRNIALLVAALSVAWWLLRRLLRPNPQQFVHARLEQDAADPFKRWVQNCFLVVTGDCDYAHLPRGEALRMLSSWWDVHGPTEFRRELAALLDAGRPDNAWDLVRYVLLSRLGVAAGWLDEAGSWAAVRPAALRLQAAYGEWSAMAHAYLLARRQARSLAADGTEDDASTTAIRDNIAHLHGGRWRELPWTLPLAERHG; from the coding sequence ATGTCGTGGTCGGTTCGCAACATCGCCTTGCTGGTCGCGGCGCTCTCGGTTGCATGGTGGCTGCTGCGTCGCCTGCTGCGGCCCAACCCCCAGCAGTTCGTGCACGCCCGGCTCGAGCAGGACGCGGCCGATCCGTTCAAGCGCTGGGTGCAGAACTGCTTCCTGGTGGTGACCGGCGACTGCGACTACGCCCACCTGCCGCGCGGCGAAGCACTGCGCATGCTGTCGTCGTGGTGGGATGTGCACGGGCCGACCGAGTTCCGACGCGAGCTGGCCGCGTTGCTCGACGCCGGTCGACCCGACAACGCGTGGGACCTGGTCCGCTACGTGTTGCTGTCGCGGCTCGGCGTGGCCGCGGGCTGGCTCGACGAGGCGGGCTCGTGGGCAGCGGTGCGTCCGGCCGCGCTGCGGCTGCAGGCGGCCTACGGCGAGTGGTCGGCGATGGCCCACGCGTACCTGCTCGCGCGCCGACAGGCACGCTCGCTGGCCGCCGACGGCACCGAGGACGACGCCTCGACCACCGCGATCCGGGACAACATCGCCCACCTCCACGGTGGACGCTGGCGCGAGCTGCCGTGGACGCTGCCGCTCGCGGAGCGCCATGGCTGA
- a CDS encoding class I SAM-dependent RNA methyltransferase: MADETLIELEPDRLGPRGDAAARDADGKPIYVAGAIPGERVLARVYKTGHVCTGTDVVEILRPSPHRVKPPCPLFGHCNGCQLQHVDYAHQLVLKRGLVAEALREIGGFVDPALGDVLPAPSPWHYRNHARFTVKHGRLGFVRRQRRAFFEVPTCLLMEPRIDALLQSLQGRLHETTQCNIRVGAAPTSISIQPRLSLEQPASGQAYVVESLGGREFRVSTPAFFQVHRAQAERMAALVCDAVTAIDARVAVDAFAGVGTFAALLAASVEVVIAIEESGPAVRDAAFNFGGLSNVVLRLGKAELVLPALVAEGFAIDAVILDPPRSGCLPASLDAVIALAPRRVVYVSCDPSSLARDLRLLCDHGYVLTQVQPLDMFPHTAHVESIAVLDSRARG; encoded by the coding sequence ATGGCTGACGAGACGCTGATCGAGCTCGAGCCCGATCGTCTGGGACCCCGCGGCGATGCGGCCGCCCGCGACGCCGACGGCAAGCCGATCTACGTCGCCGGTGCGATCCCCGGGGAACGCGTGCTCGCGCGCGTGTACAAGACCGGGCACGTCTGCACCGGCACCGACGTGGTCGAGATCCTGCGACCCTCGCCGCACCGCGTGAAGCCGCCCTGCCCGCTGTTCGGCCACTGCAACGGCTGCCAGCTGCAGCATGTCGACTATGCCCACCAGCTGGTGCTCAAGCGGGGCCTCGTCGCCGAGGCCCTGCGCGAGATCGGTGGCTTCGTCGATCCCGCGCTCGGCGATGTGTTGCCGGCACCCTCGCCGTGGCACTACCGCAACCACGCACGCTTCACGGTCAAGCACGGTCGACTCGGCTTCGTGCGACGACAGCGACGCGCGTTCTTCGAGGTCCCCACCTGCCTGCTGATGGAGCCGCGCATCGACGCCCTGCTGCAATCGTTGCAGGGTCGGCTGCACGAGACCACGCAGTGCAACATCCGCGTCGGCGCAGCGCCGACCTCGATCTCGATCCAGCCGCGGCTCTCGCTCGAACAGCCGGCGAGCGGCCAGGCTTACGTGGTCGAGTCGCTCGGCGGGCGCGAGTTCCGGGTCTCGACGCCGGCGTTCTTCCAGGTGCACCGCGCCCAGGCCGAGCGCATGGCCGCGCTGGTCTGCGACGCCGTCACGGCGATCGACGCGCGCGTCGCCGTCGACGCCTTCGCCGGGGTCGGCACCTTCGCGGCGCTGCTGGCCGCATCGGTCGAGGTGGTGATCGCGATCGAGGAATCCGGCCCCGCGGTGCGTGACGCCGCGTTCAACTTCGGCGGGCTCAGCAACGTCGTGCTGCGGCTGGGCAAGGCCGAGCTGGTGCTGCCGGCGCTGGTCGCCGAGGGCTTCGCGATCGACGCGGTGATCCTCGATCCTCCGCGCTCGGGTTGCCTGCCCGCGTCGCTCGACGCCGTGATCGCCCTCGCGCCGCGCCGCGTGGTGTACGTCTCCTGCGATCCGTCGTCGCTGGCACGCGATCTGCGGCTGCTGTGCGACCACGGCTACGTGCTCACGCAGGTGCAACCGCTCGACATGTTCCCGCACACCGCCCACGTCGAGAGCATTGCGGTGCTCGACTCGCGCGCCCGCGGGTGA